The following are from one region of the Alicyclobacillus fastidiosus genome:
- the noc gene encoding nucleoid occlusion protein, which translates to MKEAWGRFINLRDSGNANTQVVDIPVGDIVSNPYQPRTIFNQEAIEELAKTIHTHGVIQPIVVRKKDNAYELIAGERRLRAVRHLGWTTIPAIVREMNDAQTASAALIENLQREGLTPIEEAVAYQQLLELHGLTQESLAQRLGKGQSTIANKLRLLNLPEAVQASLLTKTITERHARALLAIPSEDMQIELLQECVDKGWNVKQMEERVKAKLAGLQQEGQKRGRPRRRGLSKDVRLAVNTIRQSLEMIESNGLTVDYEEADEEEYYQFTIRVPKLKSTPVSQAE; encoded by the coding sequence ATGAAAGAAGCGTGGGGACGGTTTATTAATCTTCGCGATTCGGGGAACGCGAACACACAAGTTGTGGACATCCCTGTAGGTGACATTGTATCGAACCCATATCAACCACGAACGATTTTTAACCAAGAAGCGATTGAAGAACTGGCGAAAACCATTCATACGCACGGAGTGATCCAGCCGATTGTCGTTCGCAAAAAGGACAACGCGTATGAGCTGATTGCTGGTGAACGACGTCTTCGTGCGGTTCGTCATCTGGGTTGGACAACGATTCCTGCGATTGTACGAGAGATGAATGACGCTCAGACCGCTTCCGCGGCACTCATTGAAAATCTTCAGCGCGAAGGGCTGACTCCCATCGAGGAGGCCGTCGCGTATCAGCAATTACTAGAGTTGCACGGTTTGACGCAAGAGAGCCTCGCGCAGCGTTTGGGCAAGGGGCAATCCACCATTGCAAACAAACTCCGGTTGCTAAACTTGCCTGAAGCGGTGCAGGCCTCGCTTTTGACGAAGACGATCACGGAGCGTCACGCGCGCGCATTGCTCGCGATTCCCTCCGAAGACATGCAAATAGAGCTCCTTCAAGAATGTGTTGACAAAGGTTGGAACGTCAAGCAGATGGAGGAGCGTGTGAAGGCGAAACTTGCTGGGTTGCAGCAAGAGGGACAGAAACGAGGACGTCCGCGCCGGCGCGGCTTGAGCAAAGACGTCCGACTGGCCGTCAACACCATCCGACAATCGCTTGAGATGATTGAAAGCAATGGGCTCACTGTAGACTACGAGGAAGCGGACGAGGAAGAGTATTATCAGTTTACGATTCGCGTGCCAAAACTCAAAAGTACGCCCGTTTCCCAAGCGGAGTAA
- a CDS encoding ParB/RepB/Spo0J family partition protein — protein MSKRGLGRGLDALIPQLNVSDHDHVVSVDVRDLRPNPYQPRREFNEEKLHELSRSILEHGIIQPLIVRKSEVRGFDIVAGERRFRAAKLAGLQVVPAVVRELSDVLLMEIALIENLQREDLNPIEIADAYANLIDKCELTQDELAQRVGQSRSHIANMLRLLNLPVAIRDMVSRGNLSMGHARALLSVEDKERQILLANQTVEEEWSVRKLETVIYEPKKHVSRETQKQVLPTAYRRYEEQVQQYLGTAVRIQHGKKRGKIEIEYFSEDDLERIMHLMLSSMQ, from the coding sequence TTGAGTAAACGTGGTCTTGGACGAGGGCTGGATGCGCTCATTCCACAGTTAAACGTTTCGGATCATGATCACGTAGTCTCTGTCGACGTGCGGGACTTGCGCCCCAATCCGTATCAACCTCGCCGAGAGTTTAACGAGGAAAAACTTCACGAGTTGTCCCGATCGATTCTTGAACACGGGATCATACAGCCCCTCATCGTCCGAAAGAGTGAAGTGCGTGGTTTTGATATCGTTGCGGGTGAACGGCGCTTTCGAGCGGCTAAACTCGCTGGACTCCAAGTTGTCCCTGCTGTCGTCCGCGAACTCTCGGATGTTCTGCTCATGGAGATCGCCCTCATTGAGAACCTTCAACGCGAAGACCTGAATCCGATTGAAATCGCCGATGCCTACGCGAACCTGATCGATAAGTGCGAATTGACACAGGATGAACTGGCTCAACGTGTGGGGCAAAGTCGAAGTCACATCGCCAACATGCTCCGACTCTTGAATTTACCTGTGGCGATTCGCGACATGGTGTCGCGAGGTAATCTCAGTATGGGCCATGCGCGGGCACTTTTATCCGTCGAAGACAAAGAACGGCAGATTTTACTGGCCAATCAGACGGTGGAAGAGGAATGGAGCGTTCGTAAATTGGAGACTGTGATTTACGAACCCAAGAAACATGTTTCACGTGAAACACAAAAGCAGGTCTTGCCGACGGCCTACCGACGATATGAGGAACAGGTCCAACAGTACTTAGGAACGGCTGTACGCATTCAACATGGGAAAAAGCGCGGCAAAATCGAAATTGAATACTTCTCGGAGGACGACTTAGAGCGCATCATGCACCTCATGTTGTCTAGTATGCAGTAG
- a CDS encoding mechanosensitive ion channel family protein: protein MQESLTWWQQFKHDLVDPQHIESLLIGVGEDLIRVIALYVIARIIIRLALKLTRRLLRLQRSRMDKRRVDTLDSLFGNIIRYTVFFLFIVESLAVFHLNIATLLAGAGVVGLAVGFGAQGLIKDLITGLFILFEDQYGVGDTVQINGFTGTVMSIGVRLTRVQAWTGEVEIIPNGQIETVTNYSRTNSLAVIEVGVSYGANLAQAMKIIEDVLATLKRDEADIVGDVSISGVQELRESDVLIRATAVCASTKQVGVQRKAQQRIKEAFDEAGIEIPVAHRTVVLKGDVSALNGGNHHAG, encoded by the coding sequence GTGCAGGAGAGTTTAACCTGGTGGCAACAGTTCAAGCACGATCTCGTCGATCCCCAGCATATCGAGAGCCTGCTAATAGGTGTGGGGGAAGACCTAATACGGGTGATCGCACTGTATGTCATTGCTCGGATCATCATCCGGCTCGCCCTGAAACTGACGAGAAGGTTATTGAGACTGCAACGCAGCCGGATGGACAAGAGACGGGTGGACACGCTTGACTCGCTCTTCGGGAACATCATCCGGTATACAGTATTCTTTTTGTTCATCGTTGAGTCGCTGGCGGTTTTTCATTTAAATATCGCCACGTTGCTCGCGGGAGCCGGCGTGGTTGGTCTCGCTGTAGGATTTGGTGCGCAAGGTCTGATCAAGGACTTAATCACGGGCCTATTCATTCTATTTGAAGACCAATACGGCGTGGGAGATACAGTGCAAATCAATGGCTTCACCGGAACAGTCATGTCGATTGGCGTTCGACTGACGCGCGTACAGGCCTGGACCGGCGAAGTGGAGATCATTCCGAACGGCCAGATTGAGACGGTGACGAATTACTCGCGTACCAATTCTCTGGCCGTGATCGAAGTAGGCGTGTCGTATGGTGCGAACCTTGCTCAAGCTATGAAGATCATCGAAGACGTGTTAGCGACGTTAAAGCGTGACGAAGCGGATATCGTCGGCGATGTGTCGATTTCGGGCGTTCAGGAGTTGCGGGAATCGGATGTCCTGATTCGCGCGACGGCTGTATGCGCGTCGACCAAGCAAGTGGGGGTTCAGCGCAAGGCGCAACAACGGATCAAAGAAGCGTTTGACGAAGCCGGGATCGAAATACCCGTTGCACATCGAACGGTGGTTCTGAAAGGCGACGTCAGTGCGTTAAACGGGGGCAATCATCATGCCGGTTGA
- a CDS encoding DUF554 domain-containing protein, whose amino-acid sequence MFLLGTIVDALCILVGSAIGLAFPRIPDRMKDTVMKGLSLCVMLIGLSMALGDSSDDLIIIVSVVLGAVIGEWINIDNALLRFGHWMEVHVQKIYKGPIAEGFVSGTLLFCVGSMAIVGSIQDGLSDAHRTLFAKSVLDMFSSIVFSTTLGFGVGLSAVPVFLYQGAIALISHLAGNVLNAPDVIACITATGGLLIIGIGFNMYGLKKIAVANLLPAIVIAPVLKVCSPHVLHAFHALS is encoded by the coding sequence ATGTTTCTGTTGGGGACGATTGTGGATGCGTTGTGTATCCTGGTGGGGTCCGCCATCGGACTAGCGTTTCCACGTATCCCGGACCGTATGAAAGATACGGTCATGAAGGGCTTATCGCTGTGCGTGATGCTCATCGGTTTGAGCATGGCGCTTGGCGACAGCTCTGACGACCTGATCATCATTGTCAGTGTGGTGCTAGGCGCTGTCATCGGCGAGTGGATCAACATCGACAATGCCCTGTTACGATTTGGCCATTGGATGGAGGTCCATGTCCAAAAGATCTACAAGGGTCCGATCGCAGAAGGCTTTGTCTCTGGTACGCTGCTGTTCTGTGTCGGATCAATGGCGATTGTGGGCTCGATTCAAGACGGATTGAGCGACGCACATCGTACGCTGTTTGCTAAGTCTGTGTTGGATATGTTCTCCTCTATCGTGTTCTCGACAACGCTAGGTTTCGGAGTGGGGCTATCCGCCGTTCCGGTGTTTTTGTATCAAGGTGCGATCGCGTTGATTTCCCACTTGGCTGGCAACGTGCTGAACGCGCCTGATGTCATCGCCTGTATTACGGCCACTGGTGGATTACTGATTATCGGAATTGGATTTAACATGTATGGGTTAAAGAAAATTGCCGTCGCCAACCTCCTGCCGGCGATCGTGATCGCTCCCGTCTTAAAAGTGTGTTCGCCGCATGTGCTACATGCGTTTCATGCGCTTTCATGA
- a CDS encoding AAA family ATPase has translation MSNARVIAIANQKGGVGKTTTAVNLGACLATLNKRVLLIDIDPQGNTTSGVGINKADVKYCVYDVIINDVSMTEAVMPSGLENLSLLPATIQLAGAEIELVPTILREVRLRRAVQTMRSQYDYIVIDCPPSLGLLTVNALTAADSVLIPIQCEYYALEGLSQLLNTIRLVQKHLNTSLEVEGVVLTMLDARTNLGLQVIEDVKKFFGDKVYRTIIPRNVRLSEAPSHGRPIIHYDPKSRGAESYMELAKEVIGIE, from the coding sequence GTGTCCAACGCCCGAGTTATCGCCATTGCAAATCAAAAAGGTGGCGTCGGCAAGACAACCACAGCGGTCAACCTCGGCGCGTGTTTAGCCACTTTGAATAAACGCGTGTTGCTCATCGATATTGATCCCCAGGGCAACACGACTTCAGGGGTAGGCATTAATAAAGCCGACGTGAAGTATTGCGTATATGACGTAATCATTAATGATGTGTCCATGACCGAGGCGGTGATGCCTTCAGGTTTGGAGAATCTATCGTTGTTGCCGGCGACCATTCAGTTGGCGGGTGCGGAAATCGAATTGGTTCCGACAATCCTGCGGGAAGTGCGCCTGCGACGGGCCGTTCAGACCATGCGTTCGCAGTACGATTACATCGTGATCGACTGTCCGCCCTCCCTCGGCCTTCTGACGGTAAACGCGCTGACGGCAGCAGATTCCGTACTGATCCCAATCCAATGTGAGTACTATGCGTTGGAAGGGCTCAGTCAATTGTTAAACACCATTCGCCTTGTTCAAAAGCATTTGAATACCTCGTTGGAAGTTGAAGGTGTCGTGCTGACGATGCTGGACGCCCGTACCAATTTAGGGCTGCAGGTCATCGAGGACGTGAAGAAGTTTTTTGGAGACAAAGTGTACCGTACGATCATTCCGCGTAATGTCCGGTTGAGTGAGGCACCAAGTCACGGTCGCCCGATTATTCATTATGACCCGAAGTCCCGAGGCGCTGAATCTTATATGGAATTAGCCAAGGAAGTGATAGGAATTGAGTAA
- the yyaC gene encoding spore protease YyaC, which yields MKNSQTDFTEVPAGGVIGRVAFDEQDAARQLEEFLDQGLTLCRQSQILVVCVGTDRSTGDAFGPIIGSRMRTQARIPGVEVLGTLDEPVHAVNLGYTLERIQERYKEAPFIIAMDACLGKFDHVGHITVEQGPLRPGAGVKKSLPEFGDLTVTGIVNVSGFMEYFVLQNTRLGIVMKMCDIVVQSLHNSLQKHQITQAMRLGV from the coding sequence TTGAAAAATAGCCAGACAGACTTTACGGAAGTGCCAGCGGGAGGCGTCATTGGACGAGTCGCGTTTGACGAACAAGACGCTGCTCGACAGTTAGAGGAATTTTTGGACCAGGGCCTAACGCTATGCCGACAATCTCAGATTTTAGTTGTTTGTGTGGGGACGGATCGGTCAACTGGGGATGCATTCGGTCCGATCATCGGATCGCGAATGAGGACACAGGCCCGCATCCCCGGCGTCGAGGTGCTCGGTACGTTGGACGAGCCAGTACACGCTGTGAACCTCGGATACACCTTAGAGCGGATCCAGGAGAGATATAAAGAAGCGCCGTTTATCATTGCCATGGATGCGTGCCTTGGAAAATTCGATCACGTCGGCCACATTACGGTGGAGCAAGGCCCGCTGCGGCCTGGTGCAGGCGTGAAGAAGAGTTTACCGGAGTTTGGAGACTTAACCGTGACGGGAATCGTCAACGTCAGTGGCTTTATGGAGTACTTTGTGTTGCAAAACACGCGTCTTGGAATCGTCATGAAAATGTGTGACATCGTGGTACAGTCGCTGCACAACAGCTTACAAAAGCATCAAATCACCCAGGCGATGCGGCTTGGTGTGTAG
- the rsmG gene encoding 16S rRNA (guanine(527)-N(7))-methyltransferase RsmG → MLDIPWPKPLTEEQLKKLDAYRRLLLDWNERMNLTAITDEPEVYVKHFYDSLAVLMVPEWKKIVRPGLRVIDVGTGAGFPGIPLAIVEEDVEFVLNDALQKRVGFLQAVVDELNLANVRVIHARSEDLAREMDYRQQFDVVVSRAVARLNILMELMCPFLRVGGVGFSYKGPGFDDERVDGLRAAKRLGAALKEPMTYTLPLEMGARTIVAFEQITPISNTYPRKAGIPQRKPL, encoded by the coding sequence ATGCTTGATATCCCATGGCCGAAGCCATTAACCGAGGAACAATTGAAGAAGCTCGATGCTTATCGACGGCTCCTGCTCGACTGGAACGAGCGCATGAACTTGACAGCCATCACGGATGAGCCAGAGGTGTATGTGAAGCATTTTTACGACAGCTTGGCGGTATTGATGGTACCGGAGTGGAAGAAGATCGTCCGTCCGGGGCTTCGGGTGATCGATGTTGGGACGGGCGCTGGATTCCCCGGCATCCCGCTCGCGATTGTCGAGGAGGACGTCGAGTTCGTACTCAACGACGCCCTGCAAAAGCGCGTCGGATTTCTCCAGGCGGTTGTGGATGAGCTCAACCTCGCGAACGTGCGCGTAATCCACGCTAGGTCAGAGGACTTGGCGAGGGAGATGGATTATCGCCAGCAGTTCGACGTAGTCGTTTCGCGCGCGGTAGCCCGTTTGAACATCTTGATGGAATTGATGTGTCCATTTTTGCGCGTGGGAGGTGTCGGGTTCTCGTACAAAGGGCCTGGGTTTGACGACGAGCGCGTGGACGGGCTGCGCGCCGCCAAACGGCTGGGCGCTGCGCTCAAGGAACCGATGACGTATACGCTTCCGCTTGAGATGGGCGCCCGCACGATTGTGGCATTTGAGCAGATCACGCCAATCTCGAACACGTATCCGCGCAAAGCGGGTATTCCACAACGAAAACCCTTGTGA
- a CDS encoding DUF4446 family protein codes for MFLQLLQPYLLYIALGAGVLSIICLILAISAMASSRRMKRRLLQWKDISSTSDLEDVFASTKQAVKSIQLQMSEVETALSQMHEALQHKVSTPVMQRYNAFAEVGSDLSYSVALLDDTGDGVVLTSIYGRDDSVTYGKPVYRGDSDYLLTSEEQKVIDSVMHRESPARVEVKSS; via the coding sequence ATGTTTTTGCAGTTGTTACAGCCGTATTTGTTGTACATAGCCTTAGGCGCAGGAGTCCTGTCCATCATTTGCCTGATTCTTGCCATCAGTGCAATGGCGTCGAGTCGGCGCATGAAGCGTCGTCTGTTACAGTGGAAGGATATTAGCTCCACGTCAGACCTGGAGGACGTCTTCGCGAGCACAAAGCAAGCGGTGAAGTCGATTCAGCTGCAGATGTCTGAAGTGGAAACGGCCTTGTCACAAATGCACGAAGCCCTGCAACATAAGGTCTCTACCCCCGTCATGCAACGGTACAACGCGTTTGCGGAAGTGGGCAGCGACTTGAGTTACTCGGTGGCGCTCCTGGATGATACGGGTGATGGTGTGGTCTTGACCTCCATCTACGGCCGAGATGACTCTGTGACGTACGGCAAGCCGGTTTATCGTGGCGATTCAGATTACCTGCTCACATCCGAAGAGCAGAAGGTCATCGATTCGGTGATGCACCGTGAATCACCAGCCCGAGTTGAAGTGAAGAGTTCGTAA
- a CDS encoding DUF951 domain-containing protein, whose amino-acid sequence MPVEYGMHDIVRMKKPHACGENAWEVIRLGMDIRIKCQKCGHSVLIPRARFDRLVRKVLVAHEGREDLDHQNGLST is encoded by the coding sequence ATGCCGGTTGAGTATGGGATGCACGATATTGTTCGAATGAAAAAGCCACATGCGTGCGGTGAGAACGCCTGGGAGGTGATCCGACTGGGCATGGATATTCGGATTAAGTGCCAGAAGTGCGGGCACAGCGTCTTGATTCCCCGTGCACGGTTTGACCGGTTGGTTCGAAAGGTCTTAGTGGCGCATGAGGGAAGGGAAGACCTTGACCATCAAAACGGCTTGTCCACTTGA